The genomic region GTTGTCGACGTCGTGCTGATTGACGTAGTTGCGGATCTGTCCGGCGACGCCGACGACGCGAACCCAGGGAGCGTGGGAGGAATCGCTGCCGAGCTTGATCTGATTTCCGATCCAGTGGCCGTCGGGCCAGAGGTACATCGCGGTCTGTTTGTCGATGATCAATTCGCCCGTCGACCCGACGCCATCGAGGAAATCGCGGCCCTCGATGATCGGGATTTGCATCGTACGCAAATAGCCGGGCGACACCACGTCGTAGCCTTTGCGGAGCGCCTGATAGGCGCGCTTGTCACCGTGCACGTCGACGGCCGCGATCCCATTGTCCTTCATGAAGTCGAAGGATCGAACCGCCGCGCTGGCGATCTCGGGGACGCTGGCGATCAAACTCAGAACTTCGTTCTCCGCGTCCACGTATCGCTTGCTCACGTGAGGAGCGCGGTTGAAGACCCATGCCTCCGACAGCGGCTTGAGATCGAAGCCGGTCTCGTACGAATCAAAGACGAACGCGCTTCGCACGACGAGCGCCGTCCCGCTCAACACGGCGAGCGCCAGCCCCATCTCGACCATGATCATGAGCGAGTACTTGCGGCGGTTACGCGCGTTCGCGCCGGTCCCCGCGCCCGATTTGAGCAGCTCGTTCGGGTCGGCGCGCGACACGTGAAGCGCCGGGACGAGGCCGATGATGACCACGCAGACGACGCAGGCCACGATCCCGAACGCGAACATGCGCCAGCTCGTCTGCGGCGCCACGACGAAGTCGGCGACGCTTGGGGGAATGTGCGCCTCGAGCAGCTTGTTCGCCCAGAGCGTCGCGACCAAGCCGAACGTCAACCCCGCCACGGCGAGCAACGAGCTCTCCAGCAGCAGCTGAGCGATGATGTCCTGGCGCGTCGCGCCGAGCGCGGTTCGCAGCGCCAGCTCTCGGCTGCGCCCGAGACCGCGCGCGAGCTGCAGATTCGCGAGATTGGCGCAGGCGATGAGCAAGACCGCGAGCACGGCGCCAATCAGCGCGAAGTGAAAACCGGCGAAATGAAATTGCCGGTACTCGATCGGCCTGAGCAGGAAGCCGGCGCCCTTGAGCGGCTCACCGGCCGCCGCGGCGAGAAGGCCGAATCGGTGCGAGAGCTCGTCGATCGTGGGCTGCGCCTGCTTGAGCGTGAGCCCAGGGCGCAGGCGCGCGATGTTTGCTGGCAGGGCACTCAGCGGAACGGTCGGTGGCGGGAGCATCCACACCGATAACTGATCGCCCGGCACCTGCGACGCGCGATCGATGACGCCGATGATCGGGTGCGACACGCCGTCGATGCTGATCGTCGACCCGACCGACGACTCGAACGGGAAGAGTCCACCCGCGACCGCCGTGCTGATCACGACGGGCGAAGACGAATCGGTGTAGTCGGCGTCGGTGAAGGCTCGACCCTCGGTCGGCCGGATGCCAAGAAAGCGAAAGATGTTTGGCGATACCTGCGCGACTCCGCCGCGCCGCAACCGGTGTCCATGCTCGAGCATCGCCGGCTCGCGGAAGGCGCCCCCTTGGTAGCTTGCGGTCGCTGTCAGAATGCCGGATGCCGATCCGAGAATATCGGCGCGCTGTTGAAGCGTGATCTTTCCGAACCGATCGCCCCACACGCTGAGGGAGTAGAGCTCTTCGGGATGCGACACGTCGACGCGCGGATTGATCATCGCGTCGAGGACGCTGTACATCGTCGTGTTGAGCGCGATCGCCAAGCCGAGCGAGACGACAGCGACGATGCTGAAGCCGCGGTGGCGCGCGAACGAGCGGACGGCGATGCGAAGGTCGGAACCGGAGAGGCGCACTGGCAGGAGAACGGGTCGCGGGTGGGTTCTGGCAGCTACCACTCACGGGACGACCCGGGTGAGTCAGGCGCCACTCGCCGTCACATTCTTTCCCCTTCAATCCCAAGAACGGACACCCGAAGACCGTCGCGTGCCGCCGGTGGCTCCTTCGTCCTAGGGAGTCCTCTCGACCGCCAACACGACGAACGAACCCGGGACCATCGGCGCGCGTCCTCGTCGACCGCCGGCGTTCCCCGGTGCGGCGCCGAATTTTGCGCCGGCGAGAAAGATTGTGTGCGTCGTCGGGTCGAGCCCCATGTTCCGCGAGCCGGTCATGGTTGGCAGCGTTTGGACCACGTGGTAAGTGTCCGGCGTGTCCTCGTGAATCACCGTGAGTGTGCCGTCGGCGTTCGATGCAAAAGCGTCGCCGGTGGCGGGATCGAACCCCGCACCGTCCACGCCCGTGCCTATGGGGATCGTCGTCACGATTTTGCCCGCGGCGTAATCCGAGATCGCCATCACGCCGCTGCGGCACCCGCTGAACAATCGCTTGTGCCGAGCGTCGATCGCCATCGCCACGGGATTCTTGCAGGGCGCGGTAGACCACCGCCGCGTGACGTTGAGATTCTTCGCGTCGATCTCCACGACTTCGCCGTTGTCCGTGAGATTCGCGTAGACCTTGCCGTCGCCGGCTGAGACGCCGTACTCCGGCTTGCCGCCGAGGGCGATGTTCGTGATCGTCTTGCCGGTGGCAGGGTCGATGACCGTCGACGAGTGCGCGTCGCCGTTGAAGGTGAAGACGCGATCCGACGCCGGGTCGTAAATGACCGCGTCGGCGTCCTCGGCGGCGTGCGCGCGCCCCAGAACCTTGTACGTCGCGAGGTCGAACATGACGACCGAGCTGTCGTTGCCCGACGTCGCGAACCCGTGCCCGGACCTCTCGGCGATCGCGGTGCCGTGCGCGCCGTCGATGCCGGCCACTTGGCCGAGGAGCTTGCCGTCGTTCTCGTCGACGACCATCACGCGGTTCTGCCGGCCGATGAACACGCGGTGGTGGGCCGGGTCGGGGACGAGATAATCCCAACTGCCGTCCCCGCCGACGGGATAAGTATGAGAGATCTGGTATGGCCCCGCGGCCTGCGCGTGGAGCGTCGCGACGGCACCGAGCGCGAGAACGGCGACAATCGAGCGCATGAGACGACTCCGGTGGTGGGCGGATGAGAGTCGAACTCAATGTACGGCCGCCCGGGGATGACGGACCTGTCGTTCGGGTGACAGCCGGACCGGGCCTTCTATCGCGTCCCGACCCTTCTATATTGTGCTCCCGATGGCCGCGCCGCCAAAACAGACCACCGTCCTCGACGCGAGGGCCTTCGACCGAACCGTTCGGCGGATGGCCGACGAGATCGTTGAATTGAACGAGGGGACCGACGATCTCGTCATCGTCGGCATTCAGCGCCGCGGAGTCCAGCTCGCGGCGCAAATCGTCTCCACGATCCGCGAGCGTGAGAAGGCCGACGTCGCCCGAGGCGCACTCGACATCACGCTGTACCGCGACGATCTCCAAACCGTCGGTCCGCGGCCGGTCGTCGGACAGACCGAGATCCCGGTGGACATCGACGGCAAGTGCGTGGTGATCGTCGACGATGTCCTCTACACGGGCCGAACGATCCGCGCCGCGCTCGACGAGCTGGCCGATTTCGGAAGGCCCCGGCGAATCGCCTTGGCCGTCTTGATCGACCGTGGCGGCCGCGAGCTGCCCATCCAACCCGACATCGTCGGCAAGAAGATTTCGGCCCCCGCGTCGCAGCGCGTCGACGTTCTGGTCGAAGAGATCGACGGCAAGAACGGCGTCGTCATCGCTCAGCGCGAGGACACGGTGTGACGCATCCGCTCGGCAAGGATCTTCTGGGACTCGAGCCGCTCAGCGGTGAGCAAATCCGGTTGATTCTCGACACCGCCGAGCCGTTCAAGGAAATCAGCGAGCGCGCGATCAAGAAGGTGCCGACACTGCGCGGCGCGACGATCGTGAATCTGTTCTTCGAGGCGTCGACACGCACGCGCGTGTCGTTCGAGTTCGCGGAGAAACGGCTGTCGGCCGACACCGTGAACGTCGCGGCGTCCGGATCGAGCGTGAGCAAAGGTGAAACGCTCGTCGACACGGCGCGCAATCTCGAGGCGATGCGGATCGACATGGTCGTCATCAGGCACGCCGCCTCGGGCGCGGCGCGGTTCCTCGCCGACCGCATCGAGTCGAACGTCATCAACGCCGGCGACGGGACGCACGAGCATCCGACGCAGGGACTGCTCGACATGCT from Gemmatimonadaceae bacterium harbors:
- a CDS encoding FtsX-like permease family protein, encoding MRLSGSDLRIAVRSFARHRGFSIVAVVSLGLAIALNTTMYSVLDAMINPRVDVSHPEELYSLSVWGDRFGKITLQQRADILGSASGILTATASYQGGAFREPAMLEHGHRLRRGGVAQVSPNIFRFLGIRPTEGRAFTDADYTDSSSPVVISTAVAGGLFPFESSVGSTISIDGVSHPIIGVIDRASQVPGDQLSVWMLPPPTVPLSALPANIARLRPGLTLKQAQPTIDELSHRFGLLAAAAGEPLKGAGFLLRPIEYRQFHFAGFHFALIGAVLAVLLIACANLANLQLARGLGRSRELALRTALGATRQDIIAQLLLESSLLAVAGLTFGLVATLWANKLLEAHIPPSVADFVVAPQTSWRMFAFGIVACVVCVVIIGLVPALHVSRADPNELLKSGAGTGANARNRRKYSLMIMVEMGLALAVLSGTALVVRSAFVFDSYETGFDLKPLSEAWVFNRAPHVSKRYVDAENEVLSLIASVPEIASAAVRSFDFMKDNGIAAVDVHGDKRAYQALRKGYDVVSPGYLRTMQIPIIEGRDFLDGVGSTGELIIDKQTAMYLWPDGHWIGNQIKLGSDSSHAPWVRVVGVAGQIRNYVNQHDVDNPHAPPPHSLGAMYYRPAATDSFVASKFGYTANVIVRARRDAEHMPLNVRRAFAKLPASWTTNVETMEDAMGLLRLRESHDFVADIFELFTLLALGLAALGIYGVVAHSVAERKREFGVRIALGADTRHILRAVLREGNAVALGGIAVGLLCTKYTMNWLYAFSFDGDQYDAPLFAAMGAVLFTVAIVAAVVPALKATRIDPVESMRSE
- the pyrR gene encoding bifunctional pyr operon transcriptional regulator/uracil phosphoribosyltransferase PyrR, which produces MAAPPKQTTVLDARAFDRTVRRMADEIVELNEGTDDLVIVGIQRRGVQLAAQIVSTIREREKADVARGALDITLYRDDLQTVGPRPVVGQTEIPVDIDGKCVVIVDDVLYTGRTIRAALDELADFGRPRRIALAVLIDRGGRELPIQPDIVGKKISAPASQRVDVLVEEIDGKNGVVIAQREDTV